In one Molothrus aeneus isolate 106 chromosome 8, BPBGC_Maene_1.0, whole genome shotgun sequence genomic region, the following are encoded:
- the FBXL15 gene encoding F-box/LRR-repeat protein 15: MMSVTPTRGCLLDLPWEDILVPHILCHLPLQQLLSLQRVSKSFQSLIQLYLANMRCFDSSQIGPAIPRAAFVNLLKDNEVLQQLALQNCSEWLTDRELLPVIGQNHHLHQIQLKGCAQLSRHALVAISLSCPQLRQLSLAHCEWVDSLSLRSLADHCKALEAVDLTACRQLKDEAICYLVQKCGRLKSLSLAVNANVGDVAVEETAKCCPELEHLDLTGCLRVKNDSIRVLAEYCPKLRSLKVKHCHNVAESSLSILRSRGVELDVEPPLQRALVLLQDVVGFAPFINLQI, from the exons ATGATGAGCGTGACCCCGACCAGGGGATGCCTCCTGGACCTGCCCTGGGAAGACATCTTGGTTCCACATATCCTCTGTCATCTGCCACTGCAACAACTCCTGAGCTTGCAGAGGGTCAGCAAGTCATTCCAGTCTCTCATCCAGCTGTACCTGGCCAACATGCGCTGCTTTGACTCAAGCCAG ATCGGACCTGCCATCCCTCGGGCCGCTTTTGTTAACCTTTTGAAGGACAATGAagttctgcagcagctggcactcCAGAACTGCTCCGAGTGGCTGACGGAccgggagctgctcccagtcaTTGGGCAGAACCACCACCTGCACCAGATCCAGCTGAAGGGCTGCGCCCAGCTCAGCCGCCATGCGCTGGTGGCCATCTCGCTGAGCTGCCCCCAGCTGCgccagctctccctggctcACTGTGAGTGGGTGGACAGCCTGTCTCTGCGCAGCTTGGCTGACCACTGCAAGGCCCTGGAGGCTGTGGACCTGACGGCCTGTCGCCAGCTGAAGGACGAGGCCATCTGCTACCTGGTGCAGAAGTGTGGCAGGCTCAAGTCTCTGTCACTGGCTGTCAATGCCAATGTGGGCGACGTGGCAGTTGAGGAGACTGCCaagtgctgcccagagctggagcactTGGACCTCACGGGGTGTCTACGAGTCAAGAATGACTCCATCAG GGTCCTGGCTGAGTACTGTCCCAAGTTGCGCTCGCTGAAGGTCAAGCATTGCCACAACGTGGCTGAGTCCAGCTTGAGCATCCTCCGGAGCCGTGGGGTGGAGCTGGATGTGGAGCCTCCACTGCAGA